From a region of the Acinetobacter calcoaceticus genome:
- a CDS encoding acyl-CoA dehydrogenase C-terminal domain-containing protein produces the protein MPQYKAPLRDMQFVLHELLNAEEHYAKLPDFQGNVSRELVDQYLEAAADFCENELSPLNQVGDREGCTWNDGVVTTPTGFKEAYQKYIELGFPSLSAEEQYGGQALPNSLGIAISEMVGTANWSWGMYPGLSHGAVRTLEHHGSDEQKDIYLPNLVSGVWTGTMCLTESHAGSDLGIIRSKAEPNADGSYAISGEKIFISAGEHDMAENIIHIVLARLPGAPKGTKGISLFIVPKFHVNADGTVGERNAVRCGSIEHKMGIHGNATCVINFDQAKGYLIGPENRGLNCMFTFMNTARIGTAVQGLAASESSFQGALTYAKERLAMRSLSGPKAPEKDADPIIVHPAVRNMLLTQKAFAEGGRALVYLLAQYADIVEKGETEEERKFADNILSLLTPIAKAFLTETGSESAKHGVQVFGGHGFISEHGMEQIVRDTRIACLYEGTTEIQALDLLGRKVLQTQGAMLKDFTKMVHKFVEANKDNAAMKEFVEPLAALNKEWGDLTMQIGMRAMQNPDEVGAAAVDYLYFSGYITLAYLWARMALVAQEKLAEGNSEVDFYNAKVTTARFYFKKILPRVRSHVDVIAGGLDPLMSLDAEHFAF, from the coding sequence ATGCCACAATACAAAGCGCCCTTACGTGATATGCAATTCGTTTTGCATGAATTATTAAATGCTGAAGAACACTATGCAAAATTACCTGATTTCCAAGGTAACGTAAGCCGTGAATTGGTTGATCAATATTTAGAAGCTGCGGCAGACTTTTGTGAAAATGAACTTTCTCCTTTAAACCAAGTTGGCGACCGCGAAGGTTGTACTTGGAATGATGGTGTAGTTACCACTCCAACAGGCTTTAAAGAAGCTTATCAAAAATATATTGAACTTGGCTTTCCGTCTTTATCAGCAGAAGAACAATACGGTGGTCAGGCTTTACCTAACTCTCTAGGTATTGCAATTTCTGAAATGGTTGGTACAGCAAACTGGTCTTGGGGTATGTACCCTGGCTTGTCTCATGGTGCTGTACGTACATTAGAACATCATGGTTCTGATGAACAGAAAGATATTTATTTACCAAACCTTGTTTCAGGTGTCTGGACAGGTACGATGTGCTTAACTGAATCTCATGCAGGTTCGGACTTAGGTATTATCCGCTCTAAAGCAGAACCAAATGCTGACGGTAGCTATGCAATTTCTGGCGAGAAAATCTTTATCTCTGCTGGTGAACACGACATGGCTGAGAACATCATTCATATCGTTCTTGCACGTTTACCAGGTGCGCCAAAAGGCACTAAAGGTATCTCATTATTCATCGTTCCTAAATTCCATGTAAATGCAGATGGAACTGTGGGCGAGCGTAATGCGGTACGTTGTGGTTCTATCGAACACAAAATGGGTATTCATGGTAACGCGACTTGTGTCATCAACTTTGACCAAGCAAAAGGTTATTTGATTGGACCTGAAAACCGTGGTTTGAATTGTATGTTCACCTTCATGAACACAGCACGTATTGGTACTGCTGTTCAAGGTTTAGCAGCATCTGAATCATCTTTCCAAGGTGCGTTAACTTACGCGAAAGAACGTTTAGCAATGCGTTCACTTTCTGGTCCGAAAGCTCCAGAAAAAGATGCAGATCCAATTATCGTTCACCCTGCTGTACGTAATATGCTTTTAACTCAAAAAGCGTTTGCTGAAGGCGGTCGTGCACTTGTTTACTTACTTGCTCAATACGCTGACATCGTTGAAAAAGGCGAAACAGAAGAAGAGCGTAAGTTTGCTGACAACATCTTGTCTTTATTGACTCCAATTGCAAAAGCATTCTTAACTGAAACTGGTTCTGAGTCTGCTAAGCACGGTGTTCAAGTCTTCGGTGGTCATGGTTTCATTTCTGAGCATGGCATGGAACAAATCGTACGTGATACACGTATTGCTTGTTTGTATGAAGGTACAACTGAAATTCAGGCACTTGATTTGTTAGGTCGTAAAGTATTGCAAACTCAAGGTGCAATGCTGAAAGACTTTACCAAAATGGTTCACAAATTTGTTGAAGCAAACAAAGACAACGCTGCCATGAAAGAATTTGTTGAGCCGCTTGCAGCACTTAACAAAGAATGGGGCGATCTCACCATGCAAATTGGTATGCGTGCAATGCAAAACCCAGATGAAGTAGGTGCTGCTGCTGTAGATTACCTCTACTTCTCAGGTTATATCACTTTAGCGTACCTATGGGCTCGTATGGCACTTGTTGCACAAGAGAAATTAGCAGAAGGTAATAGTGAAGTTGATTTCTACAATGCAAAAGTAACAACTGCTCGATTCTACTTCAAAAAAATCTTGCCACGTGTTCGCTCACATGTCGATGTGATTGCGGGTGGTCTCGATCCATTAATGTCATTAGATGCTGAACATTTCGCTTTCTAA
- the baeS gene encoding sensor histidine kinase efflux regulator BaeS produces MNVLRVPIALRLFLTVLLTTLLIATASLSVLHWTMQKNFAKYVADVEMQKLDRLITNLGDVYTVYHDWGNAIQAQILQIEGTAAPDDYDRLSQWWLRRQYDIAIQQHSFDEHALINISPQVTPTNKNTIFSDEELKTLEQNLPSQYQPFEGLRFPLSANQFRPSDDKNKSKKGSLKDIETQNGKKRFIALPDRLGLSSRLSLYDANHQFVVGEPPSSDQMSFRPIILNNQVVGYLGLKPVLDKEDALSINFFSNQKRYLLLIYALTLLSSLVAALLMATYFKKPIQRLLNATNELTKGNYQHQVVIKRNDELGDLSTQLNHLAEILHRHEESRRQWVADTSHELKTPLAVLQAQIEAMQDGIRKATPEHLEAMMRQVSSLKKLTQDLADLAQADAQQLKCYLSSVNPWEVVLQEVENFKPKLEQAGLEIQVEGTSSPLLLDRDRFKQIIVNLISNSIRYTETGGKIHIHTAQTPQEWTLYVDDSPFGLNDEQLSRLGERFYRVDDSRTRSTGGTGLGLALSCKIAQALGGTLSFKHSPLGGLRCVLTFKKQS; encoded by the coding sequence TTGAACGTTCTACGTGTTCCCATTGCATTACGGTTATTTTTAACAGTCTTGCTCACCACATTGCTTATTGCGACTGCAAGCTTGAGCGTTTTGCACTGGACAATGCAAAAGAACTTCGCCAAATATGTAGCCGACGTTGAAATGCAAAAGCTCGACCGCCTCATTACCAATCTTGGCGATGTCTATACGGTGTACCATGATTGGGGGAATGCGATTCAGGCACAAATTTTACAAATTGAAGGGACCGCAGCTCCAGATGATTATGATCGTCTCTCGCAGTGGTGGCTTCGTCGCCAATATGATATTGCGATACAACAGCATTCTTTCGATGAACATGCCCTCATCAATATTTCACCTCAAGTTACGCCGACAAATAAAAATACTATTTTTAGTGATGAAGAGTTAAAAACACTTGAGCAAAATTTACCTTCTCAATATCAACCATTTGAAGGGTTGCGTTTCCCATTAAGTGCAAATCAGTTTCGGCCAAGTGATGATAAAAATAAGTCAAAGAAGGGCAGCTTAAAAGATATTGAAACTCAAAATGGTAAGAAGCGATTTATTGCTTTGCCTGACCGTTTAGGTTTAAGTTCTCGCTTATCTTTATATGATGCAAATCACCAGTTTGTGGTGGGTGAACCGCCTTCTTCAGATCAGATGTCGTTTCGCCCGATTATCTTAAACAATCAAGTCGTGGGATATTTGGGCTTAAAACCTGTTTTAGATAAAGAAGATGCTTTGAGTATTAATTTCTTTAGTAATCAAAAGCGTTATTTACTCTTAATTTATGCTTTAACCTTGCTTTCAAGTTTAGTTGCAGCGCTATTGATGGCGACTTATTTTAAGAAACCGATTCAGCGTTTATTAAATGCGACAAATGAATTAACGAAAGGAAATTATCAGCATCAAGTTGTTATTAAGCGAAATGACGAATTAGGTGATTTATCCACCCAATTGAACCATTTGGCAGAGATTTTACATCGGCATGAAGAATCACGTCGTCAATGGGTGGCGGATACTTCCCATGAATTAAAAACGCCATTGGCTGTATTGCAAGCACAAATTGAAGCGATGCAAGACGGTATTCGAAAAGCAACGCCTGAACATCTGGAGGCGATGATGCGTCAGGTTTCAAGTCTGAAAAAATTAACACAAGACCTTGCAGACTTGGCACAGGCAGATGCACAACAACTCAAGTGTTATTTGAGTTCTGTAAATCCGTGGGAAGTTGTATTACAAGAGGTTGAAAATTTTAAACCGAAACTTGAGCAAGCTGGTCTCGAAATTCAAGTTGAAGGAACAAGTTCTCCGCTATTATTAGACCGTGATCGGTTTAAACAGATTATTGTTAATTTAATTAGTAATAGTATTCGTTACACAGAAACAGGTGGCAAAATTCATATTCATACAGCACAAACTCCACAGGAGTGGACTTTGTATGTTGATGACAGTCCATTTGGTTTAAATGATGAGCAGTTATCTCGTTTAGGTGAACGATTCTATCGCGTCGATGATTCGCGTACGCGTAGTACAGGTGGAACAGGGCTAGGCTTGGCTTTGTCTTGTAAAATTGCGCAAGCGCTTGGTGGTACACTCAGTTTTAAACATTCACCATTAGGTGGTTTACGTTGTGTACTCACTTTTAAAAAGCAGAGTTAA
- a CDS encoding response regulator gives MKHVMLVEDEVELAHLVRDYLEAAGFEVSMFHDGQDAYASFQQRKPNLMVLDLMVPRMDGLTICRKVREQSDLPIIMVTARTEEIDRVLGLNMGADDYVCKPFSPKELVARVQAVLRRLERKAEPEQNDSFRIDKAQQRIWYQQKSLSLTPTEFRLLELFLEHVGQVYSRAQLLDHINPDSFDVADRVIDSHIKNLRRKISEAAETGNRHEWIQAVYGVGYRFEYPEE, from the coding sequence ATGAAACATGTGATGTTGGTTGAAGATGAAGTCGAATTAGCGCATTTGGTGCGTGATTATCTTGAAGCTGCCGGTTTTGAAGTAAGTATGTTTCATGATGGTCAAGATGCCTATGCGAGTTTCCAGCAACGTAAACCTAATTTAATGGTTCTGGACTTAATGGTTCCACGAATGGATGGTTTGACCATTTGCCGTAAGGTTCGTGAACAGTCAGATTTACCGATTATTATGGTGACTGCCCGTACCGAAGAAATCGACCGCGTCTTGGGGCTGAATATGGGCGCTGATGACTATGTATGTAAACCGTTTAGCCCAAAAGAGTTGGTTGCTCGCGTACAGGCCGTTTTACGCCGTTTAGAACGTAAGGCAGAGCCCGAACAAAATGACTCTTTCCGAATTGATAAAGCACAGCAAAGAATTTGGTATCAACAAAAATCGTTGAGCTTAACCCCAACCGAATTTCGTTTACTTGAGCTATTTTTAGAGCATGTTGGACAAGTCTATTCGCGTGCACAATTATTGGATCATATTAATCCAGATAGTTTTGACGTTGCCGATCGTGTAATTGACAGTCATATCAAAAACTTGCGTCGAAAAATTAGTGAAGCGGCTGAAACTGGTAACCGCCATGAGTGGATTCAAGCAGTTTACGGCGTAGGTTACCGCTTCGAATACCCAGAAGAATAA
- a CDS encoding L,D-transpeptidase family protein: MKIKPIIICTLLMIPLGIAFYNYEKYLPTFTSSHKALSTEEILELIKTKPITSIEVFKNQRLLLLKNNNEVIRRYPIRLGFNPEGHKHFENDGKTPEGVYSIDWRNSQSAYYKSLHISYPDAKDIAYAKQHNQPTGGDIMIHGSVPKSFLSMPFSSTYMPHKDWTLGCIAVRNVDIDEIWQLVPNQTKIIIYP, from the coding sequence ATGAAAATTAAACCTATCATTATTTGTACGCTTCTGATGATTCCATTGGGAATCGCTTTTTATAATTATGAAAAATATTTACCGACTTTTACATCATCCCATAAAGCTCTTTCAACCGAAGAAATATTAGAACTAATCAAGACCAAGCCCATCACCTCAATTGAAGTATTTAAAAATCAACGCCTACTTCTACTTAAAAATAATAACGAGGTGATTCGTCGTTATCCTATTCGTCTAGGCTTTAACCCTGAAGGACATAAGCACTTTGAAAATGATGGTAAAACACCTGAAGGGGTTTACTCTATAGACTGGCGAAACTCACAAAGTGCTTATTATAAATCTTTGCATATTTCCTATCCCGATGCGAAAGATATTGCTTATGCCAAGCAACATAATCAACCAACTGGTGGAGATATCATGATTCATGGATCAGTTCCAAAATCATTTTTATCTATGCCTTTTAGCTCGACTTATATGCCACATAAGGATTGGACACTAGGATGTATCGCCGTTAGAAATGTAGATATAGACGAGATTTGGCAATTAGTACCGAATCAGACAAAGATTATAATTTATCCATAA
- a CDS encoding protein adenylyltransferase SelO, translating into MQFNPLYPSLPSKLFHVQQPSPLRGAKAGHFNTALADELQWSEDEKNAWVEICSGQRTFSEFPSLAMVYAGHQFGQWAGQLGDGRGLLIAQILNTKGQTIDLHLKGAGPTPYSRMGDGRAVLRSVVREYLAGHALNALGVASSHAVGFTSSAQGVQREKLEPGAMLLRTSECHIRLGHFEWINQYAPELLPEFTQKCIEWHYPECQEVEQPILAFAKAVIRNTAIMIAKWQLVGFAHGVMNTDNLNITGSTLDFGPYGFMERFRPNWINNHSDYQGRYTYQNQPSIGHWNLWTWLNNLIPLAEPEQKDLFKEELAACLEQFEPTFMEHYTTGLCKKMGLPHFHKDSLDCSFAFLRILQTEQLDYTQSFLRLQNKEYKTLRDDCLDIRQFDEFLNQYQSIREHQDTDELDVNMRQANPVYILRNHMAQRAIDAAERDDFSEVDRLFKLLNQPYTRQQDLEKPEDLGPLPSDVPDVAVSCSS; encoded by the coding sequence ATGCAATTTAATCCGCTCTATCCTTCACTTCCGTCTAAATTATTCCATGTTCAGCAGCCATCGCCTTTACGTGGTGCAAAAGCGGGCCATTTCAATACCGCTTTGGCAGATGAACTACAATGGTCAGAAGACGAAAAAAATGCATGGGTTGAAATCTGTAGCGGACAGCGCACTTTCTCTGAGTTCCCTTCTCTGGCTATGGTCTATGCTGGCCACCAATTTGGACAATGGGCTGGTCAACTTGGCGATGGCCGCGGCTTACTCATCGCTCAGATACTAAATACAAAAGGTCAAACTATAGACTTACACCTTAAAGGTGCAGGTCCGACGCCCTATTCAAGAATGGGAGATGGCCGCGCAGTGTTGCGTTCTGTCGTTCGTGAATATTTAGCTGGGCATGCTTTAAATGCTTTAGGAGTGGCTTCTAGTCACGCAGTAGGATTTACAAGCTCAGCTCAAGGCGTACAGCGTGAAAAACTAGAACCAGGAGCAATGCTACTCAGAACGTCTGAATGTCATATCCGTTTAGGGCATTTTGAGTGGATTAATCAATACGCTCCAGAGTTGCTGCCAGAATTTACTCAAAAATGTATTGAATGGCACTATCCAGAATGCCAAGAAGTAGAACAACCAATTTTAGCATTTGCCAAAGCAGTTATTAGAAATACGGCAATCATGATCGCAAAATGGCAATTGGTGGGATTTGCTCATGGCGTAATGAATACCGATAACTTAAATATTACAGGTTCAACTTTAGATTTTGGTCCATATGGCTTTATGGAGCGCTTCCGCCCGAACTGGATTAATAACCACTCAGATTATCAAGGCCGTTATACTTACCAAAACCAACCAAGTATAGGCCATTGGAATTTATGGACTTGGTTAAACAACTTAATTCCACTCGCTGAGCCTGAACAAAAGGATCTGTTCAAAGAGGAATTAGCAGCCTGCTTAGAACAATTTGAACCAACTTTCATGGAACATTACACAACTGGCTTATGTAAAAAAATGGGACTTCCCCATTTCCATAAAGACAGCCTTGATTGTAGTTTTGCCTTTTTAAGAATATTACAAACTGAACAACTCGACTACACTCAGAGCTTTCTTCGACTTCAAAATAAAGAATATAAAACTCTACGAGATGATTGCCTTGATATTCGACAGTTTGATGAGTTTCTTAACCAATATCAAAGCATTCGTGAACATCAAGATACAGATGAGCTTGATGTAAATATGCGACAAGCTAATCCAGTCTATATTTTACGTAACCATATGGCTCAACGTGCTATTGATGCGGCAGAACGAGATGATTTTAGCGAAGTAGATCGTTTATTCAAGCTACTTAACCAGCCCTATACCAGACAGCAAGATTTAGAAAAACCAGAAGATCTCGGCCCTTTACCAAGTGACGTACCAGATGTAGCGGTAAGCTGCTCTTCTTAA
- a CDS encoding acyl-CoA desaturase → MTSAPLKAPINWTASITLIGLPILAAIIIPIYAYYYDFSVSAWVSLFFLLALSSMGITAGYHRLWAHRAYEASLPLKILLMIGGTFAVQNSILFWASGHRTHHRHVDHVDEDPYSIKRGFWYAHMGWMIRDHSPSEPDFKNAPDLLNDRLVMFQHKYYGLLVVAVHVGILGLIGWATGDLWGVVLIGGLLRLIISHQVTFFINSLCHMWGNRPYTDENTARDNFWLAIATWGEGYHNYHHIFQYDYRNGVKWWQYDPTKWLIWSCSKLGLAKNLRRIPSFNIKKAELAMKFKYAEQDLAIYGHDVNADISQMKQRIAQEYEAFTHTLNDWAKLKEQELQVKKAAMAEKIHRMDHKLKVDFQLLEHRLSHHRECLETLMRNIKKNTNVVSD, encoded by the coding sequence ATGACTTCCGCCCCACTCAAAGCCCCAATTAACTGGACCGCTAGCATTACCTTAATTGGTTTACCAATTCTTGCTGCAATCATAATCCCGATTTATGCGTATTATTATGATTTTAGTGTAAGCGCATGGGTAAGCTTATTTTTTCTTTTAGCTCTAAGTAGTATGGGGATTACTGCTGGTTATCACCGCCTGTGGGCTCACCGAGCTTATGAAGCGTCGTTACCACTTAAAATTCTTTTAATGATTGGTGGAACATTTGCCGTGCAAAATAGTATTTTGTTCTGGGCATCTGGTCACCGTACACACCATCGACATGTTGATCATGTTGATGAAGATCCATATTCAATTAAGCGTGGTTTTTGGTATGCCCATATGGGTTGGATGATCCGCGATCATTCACCATCTGAGCCAGATTTTAAAAACGCGCCAGACTTATTAAACGATAGACTGGTGATGTTTCAACATAAGTACTATGGTTTACTCGTAGTTGCAGTTCATGTTGGAATTTTAGGCTTAATTGGTTGGGCAACTGGTGATTTGTGGGGTGTAGTCCTCATAGGTGGCCTATTGCGATTAATCATTAGCCATCAAGTCACTTTCTTCATTAACTCGCTTTGCCACATGTGGGGTAACCGTCCTTATACAGACGAAAACACTGCACGTGATAATTTCTGGTTAGCGATTGCTACTTGGGGCGAGGGTTACCACAACTATCACCATATCTTCCAGTACGACTATCGTAATGGCGTGAAATGGTGGCAATATGACCCAACTAAATGGTTGATCTGGTCATGTTCGAAACTTGGTTTAGCTAAAAATTTACGTCGTATTCCAAGCTTTAATATTAAAAAAGCAGAATTAGCGATGAAGTTCAAATACGCTGAACAAGACCTTGCTATTTATGGTCATGATGTAAATGCTGACATTAGTCAAATGAAGCAACGTATTGCACAAGAATACGAAGCATTTACCCATACTTTAAATGATTGGGCAAAACTTAAAGAACAAGAGTTACAAGTGAAAAAAGCAGCAATGGCTGAAAAGATTCATAGAATGGATCACAAGCTTAAAGTTGATTTCCAATTGCTTGAACACCGTTTAAGTCATCATCGTGAGTGTTTAGAAACTTTAATGCGTAACATTAAAAAGAACACTAACGTAGTATCAGACTAG
- a CDS encoding META domain-containing protein — translation MNVQRLKKKNSIDIARKLSLKCILVTISLVLAACQSAPNQNTKTVQTKKTVHHVQPPVIKKRVSPDGIQDIDWQITQINGHKAKFFNQWPVLSLNSAVKTVSGHTGCNGVFGRYTFDFSQQKLDMQVNAGHSSCDGALAQEAELIDSLQRIQKFQLVGNTLYLLDQSGQRLIQAQKK, via the coding sequence ATGAACGTACAACGATTGAAAAAAAAGAACAGCATTGATATTGCAAGAAAATTATCATTGAAGTGTATCTTGGTCACAATCAGTCTTGTATTAGCAGCATGTCAAAGTGCGCCCAATCAAAATACAAAAACAGTTCAAACAAAAAAAACAGTTCATCATGTTCAACCCCCAGTTATAAAAAAGAGAGTGAGTCCTGATGGCATTCAAGATATTGATTGGCAAATTACCCAGATTAATGGTCACAAGGCCAAGTTTTTTAACCAATGGCCAGTTCTTTCTTTAAATTCTGCTGTTAAAACAGTTTCAGGCCATACGGGATGTAACGGAGTGTTCGGTCGATATACATTTGATTTTAGTCAGCAAAAACTTGATATGCAGGTCAATGCAGGACATTCAAGTTGTGATGGTGCATTGGCTCAAGAAGCAGAATTGATTGATTCTTTACAGCGCATTCAAAAATTTCAGTTGGTAGGCAATACACTCTATTTGCTTGACCAAAGCGGTCAGCGATTGATTCAGGCACAAAAGAAATAA
- a CDS encoding glycerophosphodiester phosphodiesterase: MRIIGHRGARKEAPENTLGGFQHLKNLGIRGVEFDIRQLQDQELVVIHDDNFLRTAGVEQIVEQSSLAQALLFDHRQNWPNWPNSEPTPTLTGVLNLLDNFDHIEVEVKAVRDMALAEKLVKKLETELQGFEKVVTITSFDLQILTALRDINSQFKRGLLVELPVGATAIELAHQYGCCHIGWHDQLATDEMIQLSQQAGLNISVWTVNDVERAKRLKDLDVQGLITDIPTTMLQAL, encoded by the coding sequence ATGCGCATTATTGGTCATCGTGGTGCACGCAAAGAAGCTCCTGAAAACACGCTAGGTGGTTTTCAGCACTTAAAAAATCTAGGTATTCGTGGTGTCGAATTTGATATTCGTCAGCTTCAAGATCAAGAATTAGTCGTTATCCATGATGACAACTTTTTACGTACAGCTGGGGTCGAACAAATTGTTGAGCAATCGAGTTTGGCTCAAGCATTGTTATTTGATCACCGTCAAAACTGGCCCAATTGGCCAAACTCTGAACCAACACCTACACTGACGGGCGTTTTAAACTTACTTGATAACTTTGACCATATTGAAGTCGAAGTTAAAGCGGTAAGAGACATGGCTTTAGCAGAAAAATTAGTTAAAAAGCTTGAGACTGAATTACAAGGTTTTGAGAAAGTAGTCACCATCACAAGTTTCGATCTTCAAATTCTAACTGCCTTACGCGACATAAACTCTCAATTCAAACGTGGATTGTTAGTCGAACTTCCAGTTGGAGCAACAGCAATTGAACTCGCTCATCAATATGGTTGCTGTCATATTGGTTGGCATGATCAACTCGCAACAGATGAAATGATTCAGCTTTCACAACAGGCTGGCTTGAACATTAGTGTCTGGACAGTGAATGATGTAGAAAGGGCTAAAAGGCTAAAAGATTTAGATGTACAAGGGCTAATTACAGATATTCCAACAACCATGTTACAAGCGCTTTAG
- a CDS encoding cob(I)yrinic acid a,c-diamide adenosyltransferase, whose amino-acid sequence MGHRLSKIYTRTGDSGTTGLGDGSRVAKDDLRIAALGDVDELNAIIGVLRAQITASQVIDKANWDKSLSLVQHWLFDLGGEVCIPNYNLLQPVCIEFLEKEIDRMNEDLPMLKEFILPSGSLTCSYAHQARAVCRRAERSLLSVQIRDQNIQTTALQLLNRLSDWLFVASRALQRAEGGQEVLWQKNINEII is encoded by the coding sequence ATGGGACACCGTTTAAGCAAAATCTATACACGCACAGGCGATTCAGGCACAACAGGTTTAGGCGATGGCTCTCGTGTTGCCAAAGACGATTTACGAATTGCAGCATTGGGGGATGTCGATGAACTGAATGCTATTATTGGGGTACTTCGAGCTCAAATCACTGCAAGTCAAGTAATAGATAAAGCAAATTGGGATAAGAGTCTAAGCTTAGTTCAACATTGGTTATTTGACTTAGGTGGAGAGGTTTGTATTCCAAACTACAATTTACTTCAGCCTGTTTGCATTGAATTTCTTGAAAAAGAAATTGATCGTATGAATGAAGACTTACCCATGCTTAAAGAGTTTATTCTACCGTCTGGCTCTTTAACTTGCAGTTATGCCCATCAGGCGCGCGCGGTTTGCCGCCGTGCAGAACGATCTCTGCTGTCGGTACAAATACGCGACCAGAATATTCAAACCACGGCACTCCAACTTTTAAACCGTCTATCTGACTGGTTATTTGTCGCTTCTCGTGCTTTACAACGTGCTGAGGGTGGACAAGAAGTGCTTTGGCAAAAAAATATTAATGAGATTATTTAA